The Terriglobales bacterium nucleotide sequence GGTTAAACAGATTGTCTCGCCGCGGTTTTGGCGGCCAGGGCGAGCACGATCTCGAGGAACATACGGCCCTTGCGGGCGCGTGTCCGTTTGACCCCGCAGGCATTTTAGGGTTTTTCCCCTGGAATGCAAGCCCTCCGTGCCGGTCTTCGGCCTTCCGGACTCCCGCCCACGGCCCACAACCCTGTGGCAGTAACGGAGACAAGGAGAAGACCATGAAGTACGCAAAGACGGTGCAAGCGTTGGCGGCAGCCCTCCTCCTGCTGGTGGCAGCGGGCGCCTGGGCCGCCGACAAGAGCAACAGCGCAACGGTGAAGATCTTCGACCCGGTGATGGTGAACGGCAAGACCCTAGCCCCCGGCGAGTACAAGGTGACCTGGGAAGGCAGCGGCTCCGACGTGCAAGTGAGCTTCCTGCAGGGCAAGGCGGTCGCGGCCACAGCTTCGGCCACGGTCGTGGCTCAGGACTCCACCAACGACCGGACCGCCACCCTCACCAAGCAGGACGGCAAGGGCCTGGAGCTGCTCGAGATCCGGCCCCAGGGCAAGAAAGAAACCCTGCGCCTGGCGGAGGTGGGAGGCAGCTCGGGCCAGCAGTAAGCAGGTGGGGCCGGGGAGGGCGACGACTCTCCGGCGCGGCCTGCCGCAAAGGGGACGGGTCTTCCCGTCCCCTTTTTGCTGCTCAGTACTTGGGCACGCGGGGATCGACCTGGTCGCTCCAGGCCAGGATGCCGCCCTTCAGGTTCTTGACCTTGCGGAAGCCGGCCTGGCGCAGGAAGTCCACCGCCTTGGCGCTGCGCACTCCGGAACGGCAGTGGGCCACGATCTCGCGGCTGGAGTCGAGTTCGTGCACGCGCTGCGGCAGATCGCCCAGCGGGATGAGGTGGCCGTGGAGGTGGCAGATCTGGTACTCGTGGGGCTCGCGCACGTCCAGGATGAACAGGTCTTCGCCGGCGTCGAGGCGGCGCTTCAGCTCCAGCGGCGTGATCTCAGGGACGCCCGCGGTCACGGGCGCTTCCTCGCCGCGGATGCCGCAGAACTCCTGGTAGTCGATCAGCTTGGTTACGGTGGGGTGCTGGCCGCAAGCCGGGCAATCGGGGTTCTTGCGCAGCTTGAGTTCGCGGAAGCGCATGCCCAGCGCGTCCACCAGCAGCAGGCGCCCGATGAGCGCGTCGCCCTTGCCCAAGATGAGCTTCACCGTCTCCGTGGCCTGGATCACCCCCAACAGGCCGGGCAGGATGCCGAGCACGCCGCCCTCGGCGCACGAGGGCACCAGCCCGGGCGGAGGTGGCTCGGGATAGAGGCAGCGGTAACAGGGCCCTTCCTGGGTCGCGAAGACGCTGGCTTGGCCCTCGAAGCGGAAGATGGAGGCGTAGACGTTGGGCTTGCCGGTGAGCACGCAGGCGTCATTCACCAGGTAACGAGTGGGGAAGTTGTCGGTGCCGTCGGCGATGATGTCGAAGTCGCGGAAGATCGGGAGCGCGTTCTCGCTGGTGAGCTTGGTCTCGAACTTGCGGACCTCGACGAAGGGATTGACCTCGCGCAGGGTCTCTTCCGCCGAGTCCAGCTTCTTGCGGCCCACGTCGGAGGTGCCGTGGAGGACCTGGCGCTGCAGGTTGGTGAAGTCCACCACATCGAAGTCCACCAGGCCGAGGGTGCCCACGCCGGCGGCGGCCAGGTAGAGGGCCAGCGGCGAGCCCAGGCCGCCGGCCCCGATGCACAGCACCTTGGCCGCTTTCAGCTTGAGCTGCCCCTCCATCGCCACCTCGGGGATGATGAGGTGGCGGGAGTAGCGCAGGATCTCCTCGTTGGTGAGCGCGGGAGGGGTTGCTGGTTCCTTCATAAAGCTCCGGAGCAAATGGTAGTTAGGAGTTAGTAGTTAGGAGTTCAGAAAGAAAGGCCGGCTAGCGGCAACAACAATACCAGCAACAGCCGCCGGCGATGGAGGGAACGATGGAGAGGGTGTCGCCGTCCTGGACGGGCGTGGCTTCCTGCTTGAGGTAGCGGATATCGTCGTCGTTGACGTACAGGTTGACGAAGGCGCGCAGCTTGCCTTCCTCGCCGTACAGGTGGCGGCGCAGCTCGGGATAGCGGGCGGTGAGCTGGCTCAGCCCTTCGCCCACGGTGCGCGCGGCGATCTCCACCAGGTCCTTCTTCTCCACGTAGGGGCGAAGCGGGGTTGGGATCAGGATCTTCATGCTCTTGACTCCTTACAGATGCTCCAGGAAAGGCTTTGGATACGGCTTTTTGATTTGGTGACTTGCCGGCTTGGTGACTTGGTGATTGGGTGACTTGGCGGTTGGCACCTGGCCCTTGCAATCACCAAATCGCCAAGTCAGCAAGTCACCCAATGTCCCTGACCTCCTCATCCTCGAAGTGCTTGTCCTCCTCGGCCGTGCCGGCCAGGAGAAAGGAGTTGGTCACCGCGGCCTTGCCACGCTCCACGCCGGTGATGACGTAGGAGCAGCCCACCCAGTGGGCCTCGGCCAGGTCGGTGGCGGACCAGCGCGCAGGGTGGTCGGGGTGGGAGTGATAGAAGCCGACGATCTCCAAGCCGCGCTCACGCGCCTGCCGCTGGATGCGCACCAGCTCGGCGGGGTCGATGTTGTAGCGGTTGTGCAGCGCGTCCAGGCGGGTGTTCGAGGCGCGCACCACCTCGCGCACGCTGCGCGTGCCGCCCTCGAACGCGCCCAGCAGCACCCCGCAGCATTCGTGCGGATAAGTCTCTTCGCCGTGGCGGCGCAGCGCAGCGAGAGCGGATTGGGAGATCTTCAACATCAATGCAGAATGCAAAATGAAGAATGCAGAATGAAAAACGAAGTACGGACCGAGGCCACATTCTGCATTCTCCATTCTTCATTCTTCATTTCTTTTCCTCCTCCCAAAACCTCTCGCTCAGGTACTTGTCTCCTGAGTCCGGGAAGAGCGTGACGATCACGCCCTTCTGCTTCCGTTCCACCAGCCGGCGGGCGGCCTGCAGGCATCCGGCCACGGCAGCGCCGCTGGAGACGCCCACCAGCAGCCCCTCTTCGCGGGCCAGGCGGCGCACCAGCCGGTAGGCCTCCTCGGTGCAGACGCCCAGGTCTTCATCGGCCAGCGTGGGATCGTAGATCCGGGGCACGATGGCGGTGGCCA carries:
- a CDS encoding MoaD/ThiS family protein — translated: MKILIPTPLRPYVEKKDLVEIAARTVGEGLSQLTARYPELRRHLYGEEGKLRAFVNLYVNDDDIRYLKQEATPVQDGDTLSIVPSIAGGCCWYCCCR
- the moeB gene encoding molybdopterin-synthase adenylyltransferase MoeB; the protein is MKEPATPPALTNEEILRYSRHLIIPEVAMEGQLKLKAAKVLCIGAGGLGSPLALYLAAAGVGTLGLVDFDVVDFTNLQRQVLHGTSDVGRKKLDSAEETLREVNPFVEVRKFETKLTSENALPIFRDFDIIADGTDNFPTRYLVNDACVLTGKPNVYASIFRFEGQASVFATQEGPCYRCLYPEPPPPGLVPSCAEGGVLGILPGLLGVIQATETVKLILGKGDALIGRLLLVDALGMRFRELKLRKNPDCPACGQHPTVTKLIDYQEFCGIRGEEAPVTAGVPEITPLELKRRLDAGEDLFILDVREPHEYQICHLHGHLIPLGDLPQRVHELDSSREIVAHCRSGVRSAKAVDFLRQAGFRKVKNLKGGILAWSDQVDPRVPKY
- a CDS encoding M67 family metallopeptidase, with amino-acid sequence MENAECGLGPYFVFHSAFFILHSALMLKISQSALAALRRHGEETYPHECCGVLLGAFEGGTRSVREVVRASNTRLDALHNRYNIDPAELVRIQRQARERGLEIVGFYHSHPDHPARWSATDLAEAHWVGCSYVITGVERGKAAVTNSFLLAGTAEEDKHFEDEEVRDIG